The Bacillota bacterium sequence TTGGCTGATTGTTTTATCTGTGGTGTTACAGTTTGTATATGGTTTCGTTTTGGTCTATTTTGTCATAAGACCATATTTTAAAACATTTCTACTTTCTTCTGAAAAATAAAAAATTATTTTCTTAAAGGCGGAGACAGACGATGTCAAAAAAATACTTTGTAGGAATCGATGGAGGAGGGACTAAAACTCACCTTGTTGTGATTGATGAATCAAGAAATCAAATTGCAGAAGGATTTAGTCAAGCGTCCTCGATTGATACAGTATCCTATCAAACATCTATTTCTCAAATTATAGATGCATTTTTAAATGCAAACATAAACGTTACCGTATCTTCCATCTATGCAGGAATCGGTGGAATTGCATCTATTCAAGATTCAATGGATTATAAAGCATTACTTCAAGAACTTTCATTTGTAGATCAAAACTGTGAAATCGAGTGTTATAACGATGTTGTCGGCGCTTTAGCATCAGGAGAAGGCAAACTGGAAGGAATAGCCCTTATTTTAGGAACAGGATCGGTTTGCTATGGTGCAATTGATCATCAAACGTGGAGATGTGGTGGCTATCACTATAAAGAAGGCGATGCTGGATCTGCATTTGATATAGGATTTCAAGCCTTAAAATATTATGCAAGAGTCCTTGATAAAAGATACCCTGTATCGAATTTTAGTGAAGCAATAAAAGACTATTTACAAATCGATGATTTTAGTAGTTTTGTTAAATATTTTGATTGCTTAAGTCGAACAGAAGTGGCTCAAATTGCAAAAATAGTTACAACATTTGGTACAGTTAATCAATATGCCTATAAAATATTAGTTGATGCTGCAAATGAAGTTAGATTACTTGTAGAAGGAGTCTATCGAAAGCTTTCATTTGATAAGACAAAACTTGTGGTAGTTGGCGGATTAGGAACCGCAAATACAATTTACAAACAGCTATATACTCAAAACATAAAAAAAATATCTCCTAATATTGAGATTATTTCTTCTATGTATACTCCTGCATTTGCTTTAGCCAAAATAGCAATGGAGAGTTATAACAAACATCATACAACTTCTCAAACAGGTTTGGAGGAACACAAATGATTATTTATAATGAATCTGAAAAATACTTTCATCTTAAAACTCAAAATTCCTCATATATCATAAATATACTGCCATCAAAACATGTTGGTCACTTATACTATGGTAAAAAAATATCTGTCGAAAAAAATGCTTTCAATTTAAATTTACAATATCAAATAGAAGTTGGAAATCAAGTTATTTATGATGAAACAGACAAAACATTTAATTTAAATCTAGCAATGTTAGAATTATCAACGTATGGAAAAGGCGATTTTCGAGATCCCATGCTTCATTTCCGGTTAGAAGATAATTCAAGCATTACAAACTTTTTATATAAAAGTCATGAAATATTGCCACAAAAGCCTAGTTTTAGTGAAATGCCTGAAACGTTTGGATCAGATTCAAATGAAATTGAAACATTAAAAATTACAGTAAGTGATCCGATTGCATTCATTGAAATCGATTTATATTACTCCGTGTTTTACGATATTGATGTTATTACTAGAAGAACTGTGATTCGAAACGGATCTTTTCAATCAATAACAATTGAAAAAGCGATGAGTTTTAATTTGGACTTATTGAATCAAAACTATCAAATTTTAAGTCTTGATGGTGCATGGATAAGAGAAAGACAACTCACAACCCATGACCTTAAATTTGGTCTATTAAAAATTGATTCAAAAAAAGGAGTTTCCTCAAACGACCACAATCCTTTTATCGCTCTAAAAGAAAAGCATACGGATGAAGAAGTTGGAGCTTGTTATGGATTTTCACTGCTTTATAGCGGTAATTTTGAAGCCACTTTAGAAGTTTCTCCTCACTCGATTTTAAGAGTATTAATGGGGATAAATTCGTTTGATTTCTCTTATTTACTAGAAAAAGAACAAACTTTTGTTACTCCAGAAGCGGTACTGACATATTCAGATACAGGATTGTCTACTTTAAGTCAACACTTTCATGATTTAGTAAAAAAACATATCATTTCAAAAACGTGGCAAAATAAAGTAAGACCCATTTTAATCAACAATTGGGAAGCCACTTATTTTGATTTTTCTGAGCGAAAACTACTAAAATTGGCAAGAAAGGCAAAAAACCTAGGCATGGAATTATTTGTGTTAGATGATGGCTGGTTTGGAAAAAGAAACGATGATACATCTTCTCTTGGCGATTGGGTTGTTAATCGAGCTAAGCTACCATCTGGAATTTCAGGAATTGCAAATAAGATTAATAAAATCGGACTTGATTTTGGAATTTGGGTAGAACCAGAAATGGTGAATCCAGACAGTGATTTATTTAGATCACATCCAGAATGGGCGATACAGCACCCATTAAGAAAACCCAGTCTTGGACGAAATCAATTAATTTTAGATTTAACAAATCCTGATGTCAGAAGGTATATTATCGGATTTTTAACTGATTTGTTTCAAAATGCAAATATTTCCTACTGTAAATGGGATATGAATCGAAATTTTTCAGATGTATATTCTTCTTATTTGCCAAAGAAAAATCAAGGTTCTTTTTTTCACTTATATACATTAGGACTATATGAGATTTTAAAAGAAATCACTTCGAAATTTCCAAATATTTTATTTGAATCTTGTGCAAGTGGAGGTAATCGATATGACCTTGGCATGCTTTATTACATGCCACAAACCTGGACAAGTGATAATACAGATGGCATCGAAAGACTTTCGATACAATATGGAACCTCATTTGTTTATCCCTTATCTACTATGGGCTGCCATGTCAGTAACATTCCGAACCAACAAACCTTACGGAAAACTCCTTTGGAGA is a genomic window containing:
- a CDS encoding alpha-galactosidase; translated protein: MIIYNESEKYFHLKTQNSSYIINILPSKHVGHLYYGKKISVEKNAFNLNLQYQIEVGNQVIYDETDKTFNLNLAMLELSTYGKGDFRDPMLHFRLEDNSSITNFLYKSHEILPQKPSFSEMPETFGSDSNEIETLKITVSDPIAFIEIDLYYSVFYDIDVITRRTVIRNGSFQSITIEKAMSFNLDLLNQNYQILSLDGAWIRERQLTTHDLKFGLLKIDSKKGVSSNDHNPFIALKEKHTDEEVGACYGFSLLYSGNFEATLEVSPHSILRVLMGINSFDFSYLLEKEQTFVTPEAVLTYSDTGLSTLSQHFHDLVKKHIISKTWQNKVRPILINNWEATYFDFSERKLLKLARKAKNLGMELFVLDDGWFGKRNDDTSSLGDWVVNRAKLPSGISGIANKINKIGLDFGIWVEPEMVNPDSDLFRSHPEWAIQHPLRKPSLGRNQLILDLTNPDVRRYIIGFLTDLFQNANISYCKWDMNRNFSDVYSSYLPKKNQGSFFHLYTLGLYEILKEITSKFPNILFESCASGGNRYDLGMLYYMPQTWTSDNTDGIERLSIQYGTSFVYPLSTMGCHVSNIPNQQTLRKTPLETRFNTAIFGLLGYELDLTKLSRYEKKVIQKQVIFYKMHRELLQFGTMVRFISPFETNQCIWACIKENKEEAIIGVYQLLTHPNGPLEKIPMRGLNDELTYKISNRIQYFNLEMFGDLVKHALPIKLNANGILFHLLKNRYLMKAEEENVEYSGSTLNHFGFVPKQKFIGSGYNQSVRLMGDFGSRIYYISI